The following are from one region of the Nostoc cf. commune SO-36 genome:
- a CDS encoding PIN/TRAM domain-containing protein, whose translation MLDAIIIFSFILAASGIGFYSIELLPNGTLDQVTNLEALRLVVAVFAAIIGGAMGLSFQTTYRRLESQIKEMPLEVILTRAIGLVIGLLLANLMLAPLFLLPIPADFGFIKPLVAVVGSIILSVTGMNLADTHGRGLLRFINPNTVESMVVEGTLKPANTKVLDTSCIIDGRIEALLETGFLEGQILVPQFVLQELQQVADASKDQKRVRGRRGLEILNRIKEEYPDRILINGIDYDDVPTVDAKLVRFAQEISGTLLTNDYNLSKVASVQKVPVLNVNDLVNAVRPSYLPGDNLDLKILKEGKEPSQGIGYLDDGTMVVVEEGSPYVGGELRVVVTSALQTTAGRMIFAKPQASALA comes from the coding sequence ATGCTTGACGCCATTATTATTTTTTCATTTATCCTAGCAGCGTCGGGAATAGGGTTCTACAGCATTGAACTGCTACCCAATGGCACGCTAGATCAGGTAACAAACCTTGAAGCTTTACGCTTAGTTGTTGCCGTCTTTGCCGCTATTATTGGTGGTGCGATGGGGCTGAGTTTCCAGACGACATATCGTCGTTTAGAATCACAAATTAAAGAAATGCCTCTGGAAGTGATTTTAACTCGTGCGATCGGCTTAGTGATTGGGTTATTGCTAGCTAACCTGATGCTAGCACCACTATTTTTGCTACCCATCCCGGCAGATTTTGGATTTATTAAGCCATTAGTGGCAGTTGTCGGTAGTATTATCCTCTCCGTCACTGGCATGAATTTGGCAGACACCCACGGGCGAGGCTTATTGCGGTTTATTAATCCCAACACCGTCGAATCGATGGTTGTGGAAGGAACGCTAAAACCAGCCAATACCAAAGTTTTAGACACCAGTTGCATTATCGATGGTCGCATTGAAGCTTTACTAGAAACAGGGTTTCTGGAAGGGCAAATTCTCGTACCACAGTTTGTCTTACAAGAACTCCAACAAGTAGCCGATGCTAGCAAAGACCAAAAGCGGGTGCGGGGAAGACGAGGACTAGAAATTCTCAACCGCATTAAAGAAGAATATCCCGATCGCATCCTGATTAATGGAATTGACTACGACGATGTTCCCACAGTCGATGCCAAGTTAGTACGCTTCGCCCAAGAAATCAGTGGTACATTGCTAACCAACGACTACAACTTGTCTAAAGTCGCCAGTGTTCAGAAAGTACCTGTTTTAAATGTGAATGATTTAGTGAATGCCGTCCGTCCCAGTTATTTACCTGGCGACAACCTTGATTTGAAAATTCTCAAAGAAGGCAAAGAACCCAGTCAAGGTATTGGCTACCTAGATGACGGCACAATGGTAGTAGTTGAAGAAGGTAGCCCTTATGTGGGTGGTGAACTGCGAGTAGTAGTTACCAGCGCTTTACAAACTACAGCAGGAAGAATGATTTTTGCCAAACCCCAAGCTTCAGCATTGGCGTGA
- a CDS encoding THUMP domain-containing class I SAM-dependent RNA methyltransferase: MNYFATVARGLETLAAQELEQLGAGSVEPGFCGVAFEGDRTLLYRVNIWARLPFRILVHIHEFPCLDAKDLYRGIQTIDWANYLTPDMTLAVNTTGKNDHLNHTHFTSLRVKNAIVDQQQENLGERSNVELHEPDVRVNVHIERDFCTVKLDSSGNSLHRRGYRPAVGAAPLKESLAAALIQLSGWQPDQMFYDPLCGSGTLPLEASLKALNIAPGLFRESFGFENWLDFDLPLLEKLLQEAKDTQLDTLPAPIWGSDRDENIIEQAINNAQNCGVDNHVWFSQMELADVVAPADSGVLFCNPPYGERLGQDIDLGAFYKLLGDVLKQRFKGWTAFVLSGNKELSQSIGLKSSKRIAVYNGTLPCQLMKYELY; the protein is encoded by the coding sequence ATGAATTATTTTGCAACGGTTGCTCGTGGATTAGAAACCCTCGCGGCTCAGGAGTTAGAGCAATTGGGAGCCGGTTCTGTAGAGCCAGGGTTTTGTGGTGTCGCCTTTGAGGGCGATCGCACCTTACTTTATCGCGTCAACATCTGGGCTAGGCTACCGTTCCGAATTTTGGTGCATATCCATGAGTTTCCATGCCTTGATGCTAAGGATCTCTATCGCGGCATTCAAACCATCGATTGGGCAAACTATCTCACGCCAGACATGACGCTGGCGGTGAATACCACGGGCAAAAACGATCACCTCAATCACACCCACTTCACATCTCTCCGAGTCAAAAATGCGATCGTTGATCAGCAGCAGGAAAATCTGGGTGAACGTTCAAATGTAGAGCTTCATGAACCAGATGTGCGGGTCAATGTTCATATTGAACGCGACTTTTGTACCGTTAAACTCGACAGTTCTGGAAATAGTCTGCACCGCCGAGGCTACCGCCCTGCGGTTGGAGCCGCGCCTCTAAAGGAATCTCTGGCTGCTGCGCTTATTCAACTTTCGGGCTGGCAACCTGACCAAATGTTTTACGATCCTCTTTGTGGATCTGGCACGTTACCTCTAGAAGCTAGCTTAAAAGCACTTAACATAGCACCAGGGCTGTTTCGTGAGTCCTTTGGATTTGAAAATTGGCTTGATTTTGATCTGCCACTTTTAGAAAAGCTGCTCCAAGAAGCTAAGGATACTCAACTAGATACCCTACCCGCACCTATTTGGGGAAGCGATCGCGATGAAAATATAATTGAGCAAGCGATTAACAATGCTCAAAACTGCGGCGTTGATAATCATGTATGGTTTTCTCAAATGGAACTTGCCGATGTTGTCGCCCCCGCAGACAGTGGGGTTTTATTCTGCAATCCACCTTATGGTGAACGACTGGGACAAGATATTGATTTAGGGGCGTTCTATAAACTTTTGGGTGATGTGCTAAAACAACGCTTCAAAGGCTGGACTGCATTTGTTCTAAGTGGCAACAAGGAACTATCTCAATCGATTGGATTAAAATCATCAAAGCGAATTGCAGTTTACAACGGAACTCTACCCTGTCAGTTAATGAAATATGAGTTGTACTAA
- a CDS encoding RpoD/SigA family RNA polymerase sigma factor produces MYQTKQQSLKEAMNIVEFGKMEILENAADIEEPSLDILNAVAEEEAPIVVENLESDERDGDHMAAARPSGYNKTEHDDAVGAFFKEMARYPLLKADEEVELARRVRFVEEVREIQAALELKLGQEPSKLEVASELEMTEKQLESRLYQGRVAKRKMIRSNLRLVVSIAKRYLNRGVPFLDLIQEGAMGLNRASEKFDPDKGYKFSTYAYWWIRQAITRAIANDARTIRLPIHIVEKLNKLKKAQRELKQKLCRNPTEGEMAETLEISVQQLRQLQQLRRQALSLNHRVGKEEDTELMDLLEDEDNLSPEAKMNENMMRQEIWEVLGDVLTPREKDVISLRYGLTTSEPCTLEEVGNMFNLSRERVRQIQSKAMRKLRRPHIAKRLKGWLI; encoded by the coding sequence ATTTACCAAACAAAGCAACAATCCCTAAAGGAAGCTATGAATATTGTTGAATTCGGAAAAATGGAAATACTGGAGAATGCTGCTGATATTGAAGAACCATCACTCGATATTCTAAATGCAGTAGCAGAAGAAGAAGCTCCAATTGTAGTAGAAAACCTGGAATCAGACGAACGTGATGGAGATCACATGGCGGCGGCTCGTCCTTCAGGATATAACAAAACCGAACATGATGATGCTGTCGGCGCATTTTTTAAGGAAATGGCACGTTATCCGTTGCTCAAAGCTGATGAAGAAGTAGAGTTAGCGCGGCGAGTCAGGTTTGTAGAAGAAGTCAGAGAAATACAAGCTGCTTTAGAGTTAAAACTGGGACAGGAACCCAGTAAACTAGAAGTCGCTTCTGAGCTAGAAATGACAGAAAAGCAACTAGAAAGTCGCTTGTATCAAGGCAGAGTAGCGAAACGCAAAATGATTCGCTCGAACCTGAGATTGGTAGTATCTATTGCCAAGCGCTATCTGAATCGGGGAGTGCCTTTTCTGGATTTAATTCAGGAAGGAGCAATGGGTTTAAATCGCGCTTCCGAAAAGTTTGATCCCGATAAAGGATATAAGTTTTCTACTTACGCTTATTGGTGGATTAGACAAGCCATTACCAGAGCTATAGCCAACGATGCGCGGACAATTCGGCTACCTATTCATATTGTTGAAAAGCTTAACAAGCTGAAAAAAGCCCAACGGGAACTCAAACAAAAACTCTGTCGCAATCCTACCGAAGGTGAAATGGCAGAAACTTTGGAAATTAGTGTGCAACAACTACGTCAGCTGCAACAATTACGGCGGCAAGCACTTTCTCTCAATCACCGTGTCGGTAAAGAAGAAGACACAGAATTGATGGATTTGCTAGAAGATGAAGACAACTTGTCTCCAGAAGCAAAAATGAATGAAAACATGATGCGTCAGGAGATTTGGGAAGTCTTGGGTGACGTGTTAACTCCAAGAGAGAAAGATGTGATTTCTCTACGCTATGGTTTGACAACCAGCGAACCCTGTACCTTAGAGGAAGTTGGCAATATGTTCAATCTTTCTCGTGAGCGAGTTCGTCAAATTCAAAGCAAAGCCATGCGGAAATTGCGTCGTCCTCACATAGCTAAACGTTTAAAAGGTTGGTTAATCTAA
- a CDS encoding GNAT family N-acetyltransferase, protein MTSGSNLIVRFAEPADYSVLFKLIEGLAEYEKLSHAIAGNALALKEHLFGSRRYVEAILAESEGQAVGFALFFHNYSTFLTKPGIYLEDLFVLPEYRRQGIGKAILTRLAQIAVERDCGRLEWSVLDWNESAQEFYRSMGASILDDWRICRVTEDALIQLGTVK, encoded by the coding sequence ATGACTTCGGGTAGCAATTTGATTGTGCGTTTTGCTGAACCAGCCGATTACAGCGTACTGTTTAAATTAATCGAGGGGCTTGCAGAGTATGAAAAATTATCTCACGCGATCGCAGGTAATGCTCTAGCACTTAAGGAGCATTTATTTGGTTCACGGAGGTATGTAGAAGCAATCTTAGCAGAATCTGAAGGTCAAGCTGTTGGTTTTGCCCTATTTTTTCATAATTATTCAACATTTCTGACTAAGCCAGGAATTTATCTAGAAGATTTATTTGTTTTACCAGAATATCGCAGGCAAGGTATTGGTAAAGCTATCCTGACTAGATTAGCTCAGATAGCTGTAGAACGTGATTGTGGGCGGTTAGAGTGGAGTGTCTTGGATTGGAACGAGTCAGCCCAAGAATTTTACCGTAGTATGGGAGCATCAATATTAGATGATTGGCGAATTTGTCGCGTTACAGAAGATGCGCTTATTCAATTAGGAACTGTTAAATAA
- the petJ gene encoding cytochrome c6 PetJ → MKKMITIMLLGIAIFTFAFSSPALAADAVSGAKVFSANCASCHAGGKNLVQAAKNLKKDALEKYGMYSEEAIIAQVTKGKNAMPAFGSRLKANQIEDVTAYVLSQADKDWK, encoded by the coding sequence ATGAAAAAAATGATTACAATCATGCTGTTAGGCATAGCAATCTTCACCTTTGCCTTCAGTAGTCCCGCATTGGCAGCAGATGCTGTTAGTGGAGCTAAAGTATTTAGTGCTAATTGTGCCTCTTGTCACGCAGGAGGTAAAAATCTGGTTCAAGCTGCGAAAAACCTGAAGAAGGACGCTTTAGAAAAGTATGGTATGTACTCAGAGGAGGCGATTATCGCCCAAGTTACAAAAGGTAAAAATGCTATGCCTGCTTTTGGAAGTCGTTTAAAAGCTAACCAAATTGAAGATGTAACTGCTTATGTGCTTTCACAAGCAGATAAGGACTGGAAGTAG
- a CDS encoding Uma2 family endonuclease has translation MIQTLRKLVTFDEFVAKYPDNTGKRYELHDGVIVEMPQPTGEHEEIIVFLVQKFILEYSRISLRYGIPKTVLVKPLESESAYSPDVLILNLPNLVNEPLWKKESTVSQAESIPLVVEVVSSNWRDDYLKKAADYEAVGIPEYWIVDYAALGGRRFIGNPKQATVSLYTLIEGEYQVSQFQGSDRIISPTFPELNLTAEQIFQAGVYSI, from the coding sequence ATGATTCAAACCTTACGCAAACTAGTTACATTCGATGAATTCGTTGCTAAATATCCTGACAACACGGGTAAACGTTATGAATTGCATGATGGAGTAATTGTAGAGATGCCGCAACCTACAGGCGAACATGAAGAAATTATTGTATTTTTAGTCCAAAAATTTATTTTAGAATATAGCCGCATCAGTCTACGATACGGCATCCCGAAAACAGTACTAGTAAAACCACTCGAAAGTGAATCGGCTTATTCACCAGATGTACTGATATTAAATCTCCCTAATTTGGTAAACGAACCTCTGTGGAAAAAAGAATCTACTGTCAGTCAAGCGGAATCAATACCCTTAGTAGTTGAGGTAGTGAGTAGTAATTGGCGTGATGATTATTTAAAAAAAGCTGCTGACTATGAAGCTGTAGGCATTCCAGAATACTGGATTGTAGACTATGCGGCTTTAGGCGGTAGGCGATTTATTGGCAATCCCAAACAAGCAACTGTCTCGCTTTACACTTTAATTGAGGGAGAATACCAAGTTAGCCAGTTTCAAGGTAGTGATCGCATTATCTCACCAACTTTCCCCGAATTAAATCTAACCGCCGAACAGATTTTTCAAGCCGGTGTATACTCTATATAG
- the glgX gene encoding glycogen debranching protein GlgX, producing MYVALWPGNVYPLGATWDGKGTNFALFSENATGVELCLFDNDDEEIRIPLTEKNNFVWHGYLPGVGPGQKYGFRVHGTWAPEAGHRFNPNKLLIDPYTKAIDGEFSNDPSVFGYSLDAEGKDLVFSELDDAKIMPKCVVVDQSFDWEGDKLLSTPWHTTVIYETHVKGFTKLHPAIPEELRGTYAGLAHPAAIQHLLQLGITAVELMPVHHFLSHPGHLEDKELKNYWGYDSINYFAPYSSYSASGTVGQQVTEFKQMVKALHFAGIEVILDVVYNHTGEGNHFGPTLSLRGIDNSVYYRLVKDDPRYYMDFTGCGNSLNVRHAQVLKLIMDSLRYWVTEMHVDGFRFDLASALARELYEVDNLSAFFDIIHQDPILADVKLIAEPWDLGEGGYQVGNFPLRWSEWNGRYRDTVRDFWRGVDDSLGQFAYCFTGSPDLYQTNGRNPNASINFITAHDGFTLNDLVSYNEKHNEANGEDSRDGESHNRSWNCGVEGETDDPEVIRLRQRQRRNFLATLMLSQGVPMLLEGDEIGCSQQGNNNVYCQDNEISWRHWDLHKANADLLDFTRELISFRHQHPVFRRRKWFQGRSIHGLGINDIAWFNADGSKMTEKQWLVSYAKVMEIFLNGQGIATPGDRGERIIDESFLLFFNAHYELIEFALPDEFKEKVWEIVIDTNESRFLDRGKLVSGSQTVPVTDRSLMVLRLIS from the coding sequence ATGTATGTAGCTTTATGGCCGGGGAATGTATATCCTTTAGGTGCAACTTGGGATGGTAAAGGAACAAACTTTGCTTTATTTTCGGAAAATGCAACAGGGGTAGAACTTTGTTTATTTGATAACGATGACGAAGAAATTCGTATACCTTTGACAGAAAAAAACAATTTTGTTTGGCACGGTTACTTACCAGGAGTTGGCCCAGGTCAAAAGTATGGGTTTAGAGTGCATGGGACGTGGGCACCGGAGGCAGGTCATCGATTTAATCCAAACAAACTATTAATTGACCCCTACACCAAAGCAATTGATGGTGAGTTTAGTAATGATCCATCTGTCTTTGGCTACTCTCTAGACGCTGAGGGAAAAGACTTAGTTTTTTCTGAACTAGATGATGCCAAAATAATGCCTAAGTGTGTTGTGGTTGATCAATCTTTTGATTGGGAAGGGGATAAACTGCTTTCTACACCTTGGCATACAACTGTTATTTATGAAACTCACGTCAAAGGTTTTACTAAATTACATCCAGCTATTCCAGAAGAGTTGCGGGGAACTTATGCTGGGTTAGCGCATCCGGCTGCAATTCAACACTTACTGCAATTAGGAATTACAGCAGTTGAGTTGATGCCAGTACATCATTTTCTATCTCATCCGGGACATTTAGAAGATAAAGAATTAAAGAATTACTGGGGTTACGATTCCATCAATTATTTTGCCCCCTATTCTAGTTACAGTGCTAGTGGAACTGTGGGACAACAAGTTACTGAATTCAAGCAAATGGTCAAGGCACTACATTTTGCTGGAATTGAAGTGATCTTAGATGTAGTTTATAACCACACAGGCGAAGGAAATCATTTCGGGCCAACGCTATCTTTGCGAGGTATTGATAATTCTGTATATTACCGTTTGGTAAAGGATGATCCTCGCTACTACATGGACTTTACAGGCTGCGGTAACTCTCTAAATGTGCGTCATGCTCAAGTTTTGAAGTTAATCATGGATAGCCTGCGCTATTGGGTAACAGAAATGCATGTAGATGGCTTCCGATTTGATTTAGCCTCGGCATTAGCAAGGGAATTATATGAAGTAGATAACCTATCAGCTTTCTTTGATATTATTCATCAAGACCCAATCTTAGCAGATGTGAAACTAATTGCTGAACCTTGGGACTTAGGAGAAGGCGGCTATCAAGTCGGGAACTTTCCACTGCGTTGGTCTGAGTGGAATGGTAGATATCGGGATACAGTTAGAGATTTTTGGCGCGGTGTCGATGATAGTTTAGGACAATTTGCTTACTGTTTTACGGGTAGCCCTGACTTGTATCAAACAAACGGGCGCAACCCAAATGCAAGTATTAATTTTATAACTGCTCATGATGGTTTTACGTTAAATGATTTGGTCAGTTACAACGAAAAGCATAACGAGGCAAACGGGGAAGATAGTAGAGATGGTGAAAGCCATAATAGATCCTGGAATTGTGGTGTAGAAGGTGAAACCGACGATCCAGAAGTAATACGTTTGCGCCAACGGCAGCGACGAAACTTTTTAGCAACCCTAATGCTATCTCAAGGTGTCCCAATGTTATTAGAGGGAGATGAAATTGGCTGTAGTCAACAGGGAAATAATAATGTCTACTGCCAAGACAATGAGATTTCCTGGCGACATTGGGACTTGCATAAAGCGAACGCGGATTTACTAGACTTTACCCGTGAACTAATTTCTTTTCGCCATCAGCATCCAGTATTCCGACGGCGTAAGTGGTTTCAAGGTCGCTCCATCCACGGTTTAGGCATTAATGATATTGCTTGGTTTAATGCTGATGGTAGCAAAATGACTGAAAAGCAGTGGCTAGTTAGTTATGCCAAAGTAATGGAGATTTTTTTGAATGGGCAGGGAATTGCTACTCCAGGCGATCGCGGTGAGCGGATTATCGATGAAAGTTTTCTGCTATTTTTTAATGCTCACTATGAGTTAATTGAGTTTGCTTTACCTGATGAATTTAAAGAAAAAGTATGGGAGATAGTAATTGACACTAATGAGTCTCGCTTCTTAGATCGGGGAAAATTAGTTTCAGGCTCTCAAACTGTGCCAGTCACAGATCGCTCTCTAATGGTGTTACGCCTTATTAGTTAA
- a CDS encoding PstS family phosphate ABC transporter substrate-binding protein, with protein MAGTQVLTAAIVVMGYLNQMYINESNILQLHIKEIHKEIDIFNQEILNLIQQKSTEIKDIRQGKSINKSHNFNLDVYQYLNIDDFAQETENLVLKLTENSRKIKKQSTDSEELLSYLKAIEKYFQLFKEEAFKKSQNNQPVRKTMLTILFSLNKQGLTEQEQSEAIQTINVLNSFKNTVQKHYIDIKIKYIDLDNDLSKHWTSRTSKKIFYKIKKNPLQMTALLLGATTVLTGSTIFTIKNYSNMELYIKYINLPKKEFLYSPVGTWDDINKEIISSKELAQLKLNPATYDPRTAVSRLIRGEIDFVQSISPPTSEQNKEAREIGIKLKAVSVGYYLIAIAVNQELKLQTITFPELKKIYKGEINNWKELGGQDLEITPYKLRDKHPNTIFFKDSVLSGRDFSEGVVTVDTNTEALKRLKQKDLGGIYFGSASEIVDQCLINTLSLSYTKQEKPVSSYQQNGTYNHECSRNTRKQSIDGIRNNYAFKRQIFVIYREDEKNNSIGDFYTSWLLSEKGQKLIKNANFIPIK; from the coding sequence ATGGCAGGTACTCAAGTTTTGACAGCAGCGATAGTTGTTATGGGTTACCTTAATCAGATGTATATTAATGAAAGTAATATTCTACAGTTACATATAAAAGAAATTCATAAAGAAATCGATATTTTTAATCAAGAAATATTGAATCTGATACAACAAAAATCTACAGAGATTAAAGATATTAGACAAGGTAAATCTATCAATAAGAGCCATAATTTTAATTTAGATGTTTATCAATACCTAAACATAGATGATTTTGCACAAGAAACAGAAAATCTTGTTTTAAAACTAACTGAAAATTCACGGAAGATTAAAAAACAATCTACGGATTCAGAAGAGCTATTATCTTATTTAAAAGCTATTGAAAAATATTTTCAGCTATTTAAAGAAGAGGCATTTAAAAAAAGCCAGAATAATCAACCAGTGAGGAAAACAATGTTAACAATATTATTTAGTTTGAATAAACAAGGACTTACAGAACAAGAGCAATCTGAAGCCATACAAACTATAAACGTATTGAATAGCTTTAAGAATACCGTACAGAAGCATTATATAGATATAAAGATTAAGTATATAGATTTAGATAACGATTTGTCAAAGCATTGGACATCAAGAACATCAAAAAAAATATTTTATAAAATCAAAAAAAATCCGCTTCAAATGACTGCTTTATTACTAGGAGCAACAACTGTATTGACTGGTTCTACTATATTTACTATTAAGAATTATTCTAATATGGAATTATATATTAAATATATTAATTTACCTAAAAAAGAGTTTTTATATTCCCCTGTTGGAACATGGGATGATATAAATAAAGAAATAATTAGTAGTAAAGAGTTAGCTCAACTTAAATTAAATCCTGCAACCTATGATCCGAGAACAGCCGTTTCTAGGCTAATCAGAGGTGAGATTGATTTTGTTCAATCAATAAGTCCTCCAACCTCGGAACAAAACAAAGAAGCTAGGGAAATAGGAATAAAACTCAAAGCAGTGTCTGTGGGTTATTATTTAATTGCTATAGCTGTTAATCAAGAACTAAAACTTCAAACTATAACATTTCCTGAACTCAAGAAAATTTATAAAGGTGAAATAAATAATTGGAAAGAACTCGGTGGACAAGACTTAGAAATCACACCATATAAATTAAGAGACAAGCATCCAAATACTATATTTTTTAAGGATTCTGTTTTGAGCGGAAGGGATTTTAGCGAAGGGGTAGTTACCGTAGATACAAACACGGAAGCGCTTAAAAGATTAAAACAAAAAGACCTTGGTGGCATTTATTTTGGTAGTGCATCTGAAATAGTTGATCAATGCTTAATAAATACATTATCACTTAGCTATACAAAGCAAGAAAAGCCTGTTTCTTCATATCAACAAAATGGTACATACAATCATGAATGCTCAAGAAACACAAGAAAACAATCTATAGATGGAATTCGTAATAACTATGCTTTTAAAAGACAAATATTTGTAATCTATAGAGAAGATGAGAAAAATAATAGCATAGGAGATTTCTATACTAGTTGGCTTCTTTCAGAGAAAGGTCAAAAACTCATAAAAAATGCAAATTTTATTCCTATTAAGTAA
- a CDS encoding TonB-dependent receptor plug domain-containing protein yields MKKDFLLLTVALPSLLIAFPSYAAEREIEQRNTNKLTEVILNIPSLSEVELPATNAELLTQESVPIEVNPEETQGETPDSTDDSDITIEAIAEPDNLPQSTPTYVIDQEEIKKQGAASLADILKRMPGFAINDVGHGADIHTGTYYRGASINQSVFLINGRPINNNVNTYHGGTDLNSIPVEAIERVELYSGTASALFGSSAFGGVVNIITKEGYGKPKLSGSAEFGSLSLNNQQVTYAGSADKVKYNFSFERFFIDNRYPVPVGAANRDEKGFLFNADTATSTYFGSIGVDLDQKNSLNLDVTALSSRRGLIYFGFPLQRDRLDHDGLNIGLSWKTRLGNGESSNLTTSIGYNRDYFSTYGPTGASFYRRGSLDTQQLTARVDHEWKITSNNKLRWGLDLKNTDLIGDVLSTDPTRIAENEKEDRSLFNTALFAVNTWNISDDFLIDLGLRQTFDSQFGNYLNPSFGLRYAVTPIIAVRGSWAGAQRNPGLDQLYVYDTVHGWRPNPDLNPETGSTWSAGVDVNFSENLIGQFTYFGSSIGDRLGVIGGKWENIGLVDTNGLEAALQLRIASGWSTFLNYTYTDAQIKTGTERGLQLGLIPYSVLQSGVGYENAGWQANLYVTYNSGARRSIFANSTDKATDFAPSFVNLDLSGRVPLTSNLGLTVYLENLLGEQYERVNRIYSPGFTFRVGLNANF; encoded by the coding sequence GTGAAAAAAGATTTTTTGTTGCTAACAGTTGCTTTACCGAGTTTACTGATAGCTTTTCCTAGTTATGCTGCTGAGAGGGAAATTGAGCAGAGAAATACTAATAAATTGACCGAAGTCATTTTAAATATTCCGAGTTTGAGTGAAGTTGAGCTACCTGCTACGAATGCCGAATTATTAACTCAAGAATCTGTACCGATTGAAGTTAATCCAGAAGAAACTCAGGGAGAAACACCAGATTCTACAGATGATTCAGACATTACTATAGAAGCGATCGCAGAACCAGATAACCTACCTCAATCTACTCCAACTTACGTAATTGATCAAGAAGAAATTAAAAAGCAGGGTGCTGCAAGTTTAGCCGATATTTTGAAACGAATGCCTGGTTTTGCCATCAATGATGTAGGTCATGGTGCAGATATTCACACAGGTACATACTATCGGGGAGCTTCAATTAATCAATCTGTATTTTTGATTAATGGCAGACCAATTAACAATAATGTCAACACTTATCATGGTGGAACTGATTTAAATAGTATTCCTGTAGAGGCAATTGAACGAGTGGAATTATATAGCGGTACAGCCTCCGCTTTATTTGGTTCTTCAGCTTTTGGGGGAGTTGTAAATATCATCACCAAAGAAGGTTATGGCAAACCTAAATTGAGTGGTAGTGCAGAATTTGGCTCATTGAGCTTAAATAATCAACAAGTGACCTATGCTGGTTCAGCCGATAAGGTCAAGTATAACTTTAGCTTTGAAAGATTCTTTATAGATAACCGTTATCCCGTTCCTGTTGGTGCTGCTAATCGTGATGAAAAAGGATTTTTATTCAATGCAGACACAGCGACAAGTACTTACTTTGGTAGCATTGGAGTAGATTTAGATCAGAAAAATTCTTTGAATCTAGATGTTACTGCACTCAGCAGCCGTCGCGGTTTAATTTATTTCGGTTTCCCTCTGCAAAGAGATAGATTAGACCACGATGGTTTAAACATTGGCTTATCTTGGAAAACTCGGCTAGGTAATGGCGAAAGCTCTAATCTTACAACTTCAATTGGTTATAACCGAGATTATTTCAGCACTTATGGCCCTACAGGAGCATCATTTTATCGTAGAGGGTCTTTAGATACACAACAACTTACAGCCAGGGTAGATCATGAGTGGAAAATTACTTCTAATAATAAATTGCGTTGGGGATTAGATTTGAAAAATACCGATTTAATCGGTGATGTTTTGAGTACAGATCCTACTAGGATTGCCGAAAACGAAAAGGAAGATAGGAGTTTGTTCAATACAGCTTTATTTGCTGTCAATACTTGGAATATTAGCGATGATTTTCTGATAGATTTAGGACTAAGGCAAACCTTCGATAGCCAGTTTGGAAATTATCTCAACCCTAGTTTTGGGTTACGTTATGCTGTCACACCAATAATAGCAGTGCGTGGAAGTTGGGCAGGGGCACAACGTAATCCTGGGTTAGATCAGTTGTATGTTTATGATACGGTTCATGGTTGGAGACCTAATCCTGATTTAAACCCGGAAACTGGCTCTACTTGGAGTGCAGGAGTAGATGTCAATTTTTCAGAAAATCTAATTGGACAGTTTACTTACTTTGGTAGTAGTATAGGCGATCGCTTGGGAGTCATCGGCGGCAAATGGGAAAACATTGGACTAGTGGATACCAATGGTTTAGAGGCAGCATTGCAATTAAGAATTGCTTCAGGCTGGTCAACTTTTCTTAACTACACTTATACAGATGCTCAAATAAAAACAGGTACAGAGAGGGGTTTGCAGTTAGGCTTGATTCCTTACTCTGTACTTCAAAGCGGTGTAGGTTATGAAAATGCGGGGTGGCAAGCTAACTTGTATGTTACCTACAATAGTGGCGCTCGTAGATCCATCTTCGCTAACTCTACTGACAAGGCTACAGATTTTGCTCCATCTTTCGTGAATTTAGATTTGAGCGGTCGTGTACCTTTAACTAGCAATTTAGGATTGACAGTTTACTTAGAAAATCTACTGGGTGAGCAATATGAGCGAGTTAATCGCATATATAGCCCTGGATTTACTTTCCGTGTGGGCTTAAACGCCAATTTTTAG